A portion of the Acanthopagrus latus isolate v.2019 chromosome 21, fAcaLat1.1, whole genome shotgun sequence genome contains these proteins:
- the lamc2 gene encoding laminin subunit gamma-2 has protein sequence MKSSSWISLCGLLTAVCTVQTTFTYYSISRCNCNGRSRYCLRDAWGLHCVDCQGNTEGRHCERCKDGFYLEGAGLSCTRCGCNPTGSVSSTCDSRGRCSCRDGVTGDKCDRCPDGSQIGPNGCTQSRQPREDSGSLTSPCFCYGHSSSCSARSGYSVHSITSTFAEGPEGWRAATTQGAAPDDVHFRWSPKHQDLEVISKDSLPLYLYAPAPYLGNQLLSYGQNFSFSLRLDRGVRHPSTNDVILEGAGQRVSASLGDLRSIVPCGQKINYSFRLDEQPGSRWRPQISAFQFQKLLQNLTAIKIRATFGENGRGYLDNVQLVSARNGDGVPARWVQTCSCPPGYEGEFCERCSAGFKRRIPADGAFSPCEPCSCRGGSCDPQTGDCYSADQTTGELSCPDGSYRDPWQSHTCVKCPCPEGVSCSLADGSLVPRCDGCPTGTTGPRCDVCQEGFYGEPQRGDALPQACQPCECNGHIDVRVAGSCDRRSGQCLKCLNNTKGWNCEDCQQGFYHSRATDACKPCACDAQGSESQQCDDLGRCRCRPGFQGPKCQRSNCPACFSPIKSKMEAYAAKLKELETLFLNMDGDLKPANTAEIEAALSATKKLVDKLQDDTNRLAGLEKSLQGRLSSISKSQLAEGQEIQNMANAAEDIKQQQQTYKTKVEEVQTLIEEMKRKLDEAKADLRAAEVPLGDAPVGSNIFPSLLDTAMSLADKHQSTADDVERTATDALSDSQSSLTLVRDLMNKENKVKELIGELKTTYDQTSARVKGLENQASRLSSEARDESKMADSMLKDIANMERGIPQSLKEAADTMLSKSGGLRDAVDENISGFGTLQDGVRQDKAATGELLAKGKLAQQAAKKLVVRVDVAKADTEAALNRIDSNTAELDDALNTLKGFDQQIANGKTLADGAIRRLPGINATIQQAVSSNNETLFILGDVSDNYNKALETINLLETQLDGLEGAVGSFPSPADLLDEASKLNRDSEDLKTKAVGAAEDLKSELEAAGMLEADAEQAALGAAAAHNNAQQTRAEVGNTLRDITALLANLNETGVVDEDRLKQLEDSLSRAQREVEGHLRPRLLDMEQKEAAQRRQLTGINLDIDTILRDIDNLQDILDSVPAGCYNSPPIEEP, from the exons atgaagagcagcagctggatttCACTCTGCGGGCTTCTGACTGCGGTCTGCACCGTCCAGACCACCTTCACTTATTACT CTATTTCGCGTTGCAACTGCAACGGGAGGTCTCGATACTGCCTGCGGGACGCCTGGGGTCTGCACTGCGTGGACTGCCAGGGAAACACTGAGGGACGACACTGTGAACGCTGCAAGGACGGCTTCTACCTGGAGGGGGCGGGACTGAGCTGCACACGCTGCGGCTGCAACCCCACAG GATCCGTCAGCAGCACATGtgacagcagggggcgctgcagctgcagagacggAGTCACAGGAGACAAATGCGACCGCTGCCCGGACGGATCGCAGATCGGACCGAACGGCTGCACGCAAAG cCGTCAGCCCAGAGAGGATTCTGGGAGTTTGACCTCACCATGTTTCTGTTACGGACACAGCAGCAGTTGTTCTGCACGGTCCGGTTACTCCGTCCACAGCATCACCTCCACCTTTGCAGAAG GTCCGGAGGGTTGGAGGGCGGCGACAACACAGGGTGCTGCGCCTGATGACGTCCACTTCCGCTGGTCACCAAAACACCAGGACCTGGAGGTGATCTCCAAGGACAGCCTGCCACTTTACCTGTACGCACCAG ctccttaCCTGGGGAACCAGTTGCTGAGTTATGGTCAGAACTTTTCCTTCTCACTCCGTCTGGACCGCGGCGTCCGACACCCGTCCACCAATGATGTGATCCTGGAAGGTGCCGGTCAACGAGTCTCGGCCTCGCTGGGTGACCTGCGGTCCATCGTCCCCTGTGGACAGAAAATCAACTACAGTTTCAG ACTGGATGAGCAGCCTGGCAGCAGGTGGAGGCCTCAGATCTCTGCCTTCCAGTTCCAGAAGCTTCTACAGAACCTTACCGCCATCAAGATCCGGGCAACATTTGGTGAAAATG GACGCGGTTACCTTGACAACGTGCAGTTAGTGTCGGCTCGCAATGGCGATGGTGTCCCGGCCCGTTGGGTTCAGACCTGCAGCTGCCCACCAGGATATGAGGGCGAGTTCTGCGAGCGATGCTCAGCTGGTTTTAAACGAAGGATTCCTGCTGACGGAGCCTTCAGCCCCTGTGagccctgcagctgcagaggaggcagCTGTGACCCGCAGACCGGAGACTGTTACTCTGCTGACCAGACCACCGGAGAGCTGAGCTGCCCCGATGGGTCGTACCGTGACCCATGGCAGTCTCATACCTGTGTGAAGTGTCCCTGTCCGGAGGGAGTGTCCTGCTCACTGGCTGACGGATCGCTGGTACCACGTTGTGACGGCTGTCCAACCGGGACCACCG GTCCTCGCTGTGACGTCTGTCAGGAGGGTTTCTACGGTGAACCTCAACGTGGCGACGCTTTGCCACAGGCCTGTCAGCCCTGCGAATGTAACGGACACATCGACGTCAGAGTGGCGGGAAGCTGCGATCGCCGCAGTGGCCAATGTCTTAAGTGTCTGAACAACACGAAGGGTTGGAACTGTGAGGACTGTCAGCAAGGTTTCTACCACAGCCGGGCCACCGACGCCTGCAAAC CATGTGCCTGTGATGCTCAGGGATCTGAGTCCCAGCAGTGTGATGATTTGGGTCGCTGTCGGTGCAGACCGGGCTTCCAGGGTCCCAAGTGCCAACGGTCCAACTGTCCCGCCTGTTTCAGCCCCATCAAGTCAAAG ATGGAGGCTTACGCTGCCaaactgaaggagctggagactCTGTTCTTAAACATGGACGGAGACTTGAAGCCAGCCAACACTGCTGAGATCGAGGCTGCGCTGAGTGCCACCAAGAAGCTGGTGGACAAACTGCAGGACGACACCAACCGGCTTGCAG GATTGGAGAAGAGCCTGCAGGGTCGTCTGTCGTCCATCAGCAAGAGTCAGCTGGCCGAGGGGCAGGAGATCCAAAACATGGCCAACGCAGCAGAGGAcatcaaacaacagcagcagacgtACAAGACGAAGGTGGAGGAGGTTCAGACTCTGATCGAGGAGATGAAACGCAAACTGGACGAGGCCAAGGCTGATCTCAGAGCAGCT GAGGTTCCTCTCGGAGACGCTCCCGTGGGCTCCAACatcttcccctctctgctggACACAGCGATGAGTCTGGCTGATAA ACACCAGTCGACGGCCGATGATGTGGAGCGAACTGCCACCGACGCTCTGAGTGACTCGCAGAGCAGTCTGACTCTGGTCCGAGACCTCATGAACAAAGAGAACAAAGTCAAAGAGCTGATTGGAGAACTGAAAACCAC gtatGATCAGACTTCAGCCCGGGTGAAGGGTTTGGAGAACCAGGCTTCCCGACTCAGCAGCGAGGCAAGAGACGAGAGCAAAATGGCGGACAGCATGCTGAAAGACATCGCTAACATGGAGCGAGGAATCCCACAGTCCCTGAAG GAGGCGGCGGACACCATGCTTTCCAAGTCTGGTGGTTTGAGAGATGCAGTAGACGAGAACATCTCAGGCTTCGGGACGCTGCAGGACGGCGTGCGGCAAGACAAGGCCGCCACGGGGGAACTGCTGGCAAAGGGCAAGCTCGCCCAGCAG GCCGCCAAGAAGCTGGTGGTCAGAGTGGACGTCGCCAAGGCCGacactgaagctgctctgaaCCGCATCGACAGCAACACGGCAGAGCTGGACGATGCCCTGAACACCCTGAAAG GGTTCGATCAACAGATCGCCAACGGCAAAACTCTGGCTGACGGCGCCATCAGGCGTCTTCCCGGCATCAACGCCACCATCCAGCAGGCCGTCAGCAGCAACAATGAGACGCTGTTCATCCTGGGAGACGTTTCCGACAACTACAACAAAGCACTGGAAACCATCAACCTGCTGGAGACCCAGCTCGACGGTCTGGAG GGGGCAGTGGGGTCGTTTCCGTCTCCGGCCGATCTGCTGGATGAAGCCAGCAAACTGAACCGAGACTCCGAGGACCTGAAGACGAAGGCCGTCGGTGCAGCTGAAGACCTGAAGTCTGAGCTGGAAGCTGCCGGGATGCTGGAGGCTGATGCTGAGCAG GCGGCGCTCGGAGCGGCAGCAGCGCACAACAACGCCCAACAGACCCGAGCTGAGGTGGGGAACACGCTGCGAGACATCACCGCCCTGCTGGCCAACTTGA atgaGACCGGTGTGGTGGACGAGGACCgtctgaagcagctggaggactCTCTGTCCCGGGCtcagagggaggtggaggggcaTCTGAGGCCTCGGCTGCTGGACATGGAGCAGAAGGAGGCGGCCCAGCGGCGCCAGCTGACCGGCATCAACCTGGACATTGACACCATCCTGAGAGACATCGACAACCTGCAGGACATCCTGGACTCTGTCCCGGCCGGCTGCTACAACAGCCCGCCCATCGAGGAGCCCTGA